A window of Campylobacter ureolyticus contains these coding sequences:
- the yajC gene encoding preprotein translocase subunit YajC — MEQGSVLGTFFPFIIFGLIFYFLLIRPQQKQAKAHALMLAGLQKGDKIVTSGGLKCTVIKPGDDFIKVSLNDSTIVEIARTSVARKIERLEEAPKVEKDSKKQEKTKNA; from the coding sequence ATGGAACAAGGAAGCGTTTTAGGGACATTTTTTCCTTTCATAATCTTTGGTCTTATTTTTTATTTTTTACTTATTAGGCCACAGCAAAAACAAGCAAAAGCTCATGCTTTAATGCTTGCAGGACTTCAAAAAGGCGATAAAATAGTAACCTCTGGTGGTCTTAAATGTACGGTTATAAAACCAGGTGATGATTTTATCAAAGTTTCGCTTAATGATAGCACAATTGTTGAGATTGCAAGAACAAGTGTAGCAAGAAAAATAGAAAGATTAGAAGAGGCACCAAAAGTAGAGAAAGACTCTAAAAAACAAGAAAAGACAAAAAATGCGTAG
- the secF gene encoding protein translocase subunit SecF, whose protein sequence is MQIFDKDKIYNFMGVRHLFFAISLILMLGSIFLLGTQGLKFGIDFSGGTLIQIKYDSKAPIEDIRHKLNQVNELKGASVTEFGSSEEITIRYSGSNESLGKDVSATISQILKDTGNFEIRRVDVVGPKVGNELKKGGLMAVIISLIAILIYLGVRFEWRFALAAVLSEVHDILVVLGFISLMKIDVNLDTLAAILTIIGYSLNDTIIIFDRIREGIQESKEDCINGVINESVSRTLSRTVLTSFTTLISVVVLFFFGGDMINDFASIVMVGVIFGTYSSVFIASQALILFKFSVKGYRAFLAEKQKRKKEKEKMRAMYEKGTL, encoded by the coding sequence ATGCAAATATTTGATAAAGATAAAATTTATAATTTTATGGGTGTTAGACACCTATTTTTTGCAATTTCTTTGATTTTAATGTTAGGATCTATTTTTTTACTAGGAACTCAAGGGTTAAAATTTGGAATAGATTTTTCAGGTGGAACTTTAATTCAAATAAAATATGATAGTAAAGCTCCAATTGAGGATATTAGGCATAAGCTAAATCAAGTAAATGAGTTAAAAGGTGCAAGTGTAACTGAGTTTGGAAGCAGTGAAGAAATTACTATAAGATACTCAGGATCGAATGAATCACTTGGAAAAGATGTAAGTGCTACTATTAGTCAAATTTTAAAAGATACTGGAAATTTTGAGATAAGAAGAGTTGATGTTGTTGGACCAAAAGTTGGAAATGAGCTAAAAAAAGGTGGTCTAATGGCGGTTATTATCTCACTTATTGCCATACTTATTTATCTTGGTGTGAGATTTGAGTGGAGATTTGCTCTTGCTGCTGTTCTTTCTGAAGTACATGATATTTTAGTTGTTCTTGGTTTTATCTCTTTAATGAAAATAGATGTAAATTTGGATACTTTAGCTGCAATTTTAACTATAATTGGTTATTCTTTAAATGATACGATTATTATTTTTGATAGGATTAGAGAAGGTATACAAGAAAGCAAAGAAGATTGCATAAATGGAGTTATTAACGAATCTGTTTCAAGAACTTTATCAAGAACTGTTTTAACATCATTCACCACATTAATAAGCGTTGTTGTGCTATTTTTCTTTGGCGGCGATATGATAAATGATTTTGCTTCTATTGTTATGGTAGGAGTTATTTTTGGAACTTATAGCTCTGTTTTCATTGCAAGTCAAGCTTTAATTTTATTTAAATTTAGCGTAAAAGGTTATCGTGCATTTTTAGCCGAAAAACAAAAAAGAAAAAAAGAAAAAGAAAAAATGCGTGCAATGTATGAAAAAGGCACACTTTAA
- the secD gene encoding protein translocase subunit SecD codes for MRSGKVTYRFIVLIITFVFSVIFSIPSFLQIDKMPKINLGLDLQGGLHMLLNVDLDEAISSKIKSVASSLSYSAGKEDLLYSDLKIESNYFEFEVLDKDEMNKFDAILNKITGLDIQKNGQIYNVSLTENEIALTKEYAIDQAVETIRNRIDQFGLSEPTVARQGKEDILVEIPGVKSNEDKQRAKDLIATSAHLQLMALDDKRQDRAHLLTKAQAASFGDIILNDAKNPEQKYAVKQLPVLDGSMLVDARVGFDQANQPVINFTLNSEGAAIFGDFTGSNVGKRLAIVLDDKVYSAPRINERIGGGSGQISGGFTMEEARDVAIALRSGALLAPVTMGEERTIGPSLGADSIKQSSFALALASVLIVVFMVLYYGLAGVVANIALVVNILFLVAIMALFGATLTLPGMAGIILTVGMAVDANVIINERIREMLRHGNSIKNSIEKGYHKAMSAIIDSNLTTLITSAVLYAYGTGPVKGFAVTMSIGIIASMITAILGTHGIFDLLADKMERSKNTKLWFGYKVRKAENANI; via the coding sequence ATGCGTAGTGGAAAAGTTACATATAGATTTATTGTTTTAATAATAACTTTTGTATTTTCTGTTATTTTTTCAATTCCTTCTTTTTTGCAAATTGACAAAATGCCAAAAATAAACTTAGGACTTGACTTACAAGGTGGACTTCACATGCTTTTAAATGTTGATTTAGATGAAGCAATAAGTTCTAAGATCAAGTCTGTAGCATCAAGTTTGAGCTATTCAGCAGGCAAAGAAGATCTTTTATATAGTGACTTAAAAATTGAAAGTAATTACTTTGAGTTTGAAGTTTTGGATAAAGATGAGATGAATAAATTTGATGCTATTTTAAATAAAATAACAGGGCTTGATATTCAAAAAAATGGTCAAATTTATAATGTTTCTTTAACTGAAAATGAGATTGCTTTAACAAAAGAATATGCTATTGATCAAGCTGTTGAGACCATAAGAAATAGAATAGATCAGTTTGGTTTAAGTGAGCCAACAGTTGCAAGACAGGGAAAAGAAGATATTTTAGTTGAGATTCCAGGAGTTAAGAGCAATGAAGATAAGCAGCGTGCAAAAGACTTAATAGCAACTTCAGCTCATTTACAACTTATGGCACTTGATGATAAAAGACAAGATAGGGCTCATCTTTTAACTAAGGCTCAAGCTGCAAGTTTTGGTGATATTATATTAAACGATGCTAAAAATCCTGAACAAAAATATGCTGTAAAGCAACTTCCAGTTTTAGACGGTTCAATGCTTGTTGATGCAAGAGTTGGATTTGATCAAGCAAATCAACCGGTTATAAATTTCACACTTAACTCTGAAGGTGCTGCAATATTTGGTGATTTTACAGGAAGCAATGTGGGAAAAAGACTTGCTATTGTTTTGGATGATAAGGTATATTCTGCACCTAGGATAAATGAAAGAATAGGTGGTGGAAGTGGTCAGATAAGTGGTGGATTTACTATGGAAGAAGCAAGAGATGTTGCAATTGCATTAAGAAGTGGAGCTCTTTTAGCCCCTGTTACAATGGGCGAAGAAAGAACTATTGGACCAAGTCTTGGTGCTGATAGTATAAAACAAAGTAGTTTTGCTTTAGCTTTAGCATCTGTTTTAATAGTGGTATTTATGGTGCTTTATTATGGTCTTGCTGGAGTTGTAGCAAATATTGCATTAGTTGTAAATATTTTATTTTTAGTTGCGATAATGGCACTTTTTGGAGCTACATTAACACTTCCTGGAATGGCCGGTATAATTTTAACCGTTGGTATGGCAGTTGATGCAAACGTTATCATCAATGAAAGAATTAGAGAGATGCTTAGACATGGAAATAGCATAAAAAATAGCATTGAAAAAGGCTATCATAAAGCAATGAGTGCTATCATCGACTCAAACTTAACTACTTTGATAACTTCAGCTGTACTTTATGCTTATGGAACAGGTCCGGTTAAAGGCTTTGCCGTTACTATGAGTATAGGTATAATAGCTTCTATGATAACAGCAATTTTAGGAACACATGGAATTTTTGATTTACTAGCAGATAAGATGGAAAGAAGCAAAAATACAAAACTTTGGTTTGGTTACAAAGTTAGAAAGGCCGAAAATGCAAATATTTGA
- a CDS encoding heavy-metal-associated domain-containing protein: MKKFNLKNLDCANCAAKIEENVAKIDGVNSVSVNFFTTTMKIDFDENRSDEIIENIRKIIKKFEPDTVLEV; encoded by the coding sequence ATGAAAAAATTTAATTTAAAAAATTTGGATTGTGCAAATTGCGCGGCAAAAATAGAAGAAAATGTTGCCAAAATTGATGGCGTAAATAGTGTAAGTGTTAATTTCTTTACCACTACTATGAAAATTGATTTTGATGAAAATAGAAGTGATGAAATCATTGAAAATATAAGAAAAATTATTAAAAAATTCGAGCCTGACACTGTTTTGGAGGTATAA
- the leuS gene encoding leucine--tRNA ligase, with amino-acid sequence MAYEAKEIEKKWQEIWLKNGEFEPKDDYSLPKKYILSMFPYPSGKIHMGHVRNYTIGDAMARYYRNQGFNVLHPIGFDSFGMPAENAAIKHNIHPRVWTYENIDYMIKELDSLGLSFSKKRLLATSDPLYTKWEQEFFIKMYEKGLVYRKNAVVNWCEHDKTVLANEQVEDGKCWRCGHEVIQKNMPGYYLKITDYADELLSDLKKLEGKWPPQVITMQENWIGKSEGLEFFLKFDEESRNLLDGIPGFKVFTTRADTIYGVSYTAVAPEHKVVEKLLSKNLLDEKTTKKIKSILKQSPRQRQESDKDGVFLNLYVIHPLTNEKIPVWLANFVLADYGDGAVMAVPAHDERDYEFASKFNLVIKQSIKPQDGKYDSSKAFVDDGILVNSDEFTGLKSKDAREKIIAKFENLGIGKKVENFKLRDWGVSRQRYWGAPIPMIHCKTCGLVPEALENLPVTLPEDIKITGEGNPLDKHPTWKRCSCPKCHKEAVRESDTLDTFFESSWYFARFASDEKTWQNSAFDEKSVNYWMNVDEYIGGIEHAILHLLYARFFQKALRDLGYLRDSEPFSNLLTQGMVLKDGAKMSKSKGNTVDPDEIIKKYGADTARMFILFAAPPAKELEWNDSAVEGAYKFLNRLYDRSINVHKTNDIPKINHASLNKEEKYARLKVYEALSRANEVYTKSFAFNTLIAASMEALNALNLQNNQDVLTEGFWIILNLLEPIVPHIANELSDELFNRKNFFKIEILDEVFVKDTLNLAVTINGKRRAEIEVDKNLNQDEILNLAKEKVEKWLLDKTIIKEIYVKEKLVNLVIK; translated from the coding sequence ATGGCTTATGAGGCTAAAGAAATAGAAAAAAAATGGCAAGAAATTTGGTTAAAAAACGGTGAGTTTGAGCCAAAAGATGATTACTCTTTGCCAAAAAAATATATTTTAAGTATGTTTCCATATCCAAGTGGGAAAATTCATATGGGGCATGTTAGAAACTATACTATTGGTGATGCTATGGCAAGATATTATAGAAATCAAGGTTTTAATGTTTTACACCCAATAGGTTTTGACAGTTTTGGAATGCCAGCTGAAAATGCCGCTATTAAACATAATATTCACCCAAGAGTTTGGACCTATGAAAATATTGATTATATGATAAAAGAACTTGATAGTTTAGGATTAAGTTTTTCCAAAAAAAGACTTTTGGCAACTTCAGACCCACTTTATACAAAGTGGGAGCAAGAGTTTTTTATAAAAATGTATGAAAAAGGCCTTGTTTATAGGAAAAATGCCGTTGTAAATTGGTGCGAGCACGATAAAACAGTCTTAGCAAATGAACAAGTTGAAGATGGAAAATGTTGGCGTTGTGGACATGAGGTAATACAAAAAAATATGCCAGGATATTATCTAAAAATTACTGATTATGCAGATGAGCTTTTAAGTGATTTAAAAAAATTAGAGGGAAAATGGCCACCTCAAGTTATTACAATGCAGGAAAATTGGATTGGTAAAAGCGAGGGTTTAGAATTTTTCTTAAAATTTGATGAAGAGAGTAGGAATTTGCTTGATGGGATTCCTGGATTTAAAGTCTTTACAACAAGAGCAGATACAATTTATGGAGTAAGCTATACTGCAGTTGCGCCTGAGCATAAAGTAGTTGAAAAGCTTTTAAGTAAAAATTTACTTGATGAAAAAACAACCAAAAAGATAAAATCCATTTTAAAGCAAAGCCCAAGACAAAGACAAGAAAGTGATAAAGATGGAGTATTTTTAAATTTATATGTTATCCATCCACTAACTAATGAAAAAATTCCTGTTTGGCTTGCAAATTTTGTTTTAGCTGATTATGGAGATGGTGCTGTTATGGCAGTTCCTGCTCATGATGAAAGAGATTATGAGTTTGCAAGTAAATTTAACCTTGTCATTAAACAAAGCATTAAACCACAAGATGGTAAATATGATAGTTCAAAAGCCTTTGTTGATGATGGAATTTTAGTTAATTCTGATGAGTTTACAGGACTAAAAAGCAAGGACGCAAGAGAAAAAATTATAGCTAAATTTGAAAATTTAGGAATTGGCAAGAAGGTTGAAAATTTTAAACTTCGTGATTGGGGGGTTAGTCGCCAAAGATATTGGGGCGCACCAATTCCAATGATTCATTGTAAAACTTGTGGTCTTGTTCCAGAAGCTTTGGAGAATTTACCAGTAACCTTGCCAGAAGATATAAAAATAACAGGTGAGGGAAATCCACTTGATAAACATCCTACTTGGAAAAGATGTAGTTGTCCAAAATGCCATAAAGAAGCAGTTAGAGAAAGTGATACTTTAGATACTTTTTTTGAAAGTAGTTGGTATTTTGCTAGATTTGCAAGCGATGAAAAAACTTGGCAAAATTCAGCTTTTGATGAAAAAAGTGTTAATTATTGGATGAATGTAGATGAGTATATCGGAGGAATTGAGCACGCGATTTTACACCTTTTATACGCAAGATTTTTTCAAAAAGCTTTAAGGGATTTGGGTTATTTAAGAGATAGTGAGCCATTTTCTAATCTTTTAACACAAGGTATGGTTTTAAAAGATGGAGCTAAAATGAGCAAAAGCAAAGGAAACACAGTTGATCCTGATGAAATAATCAAAAAATATGGCGCCGATACTGCAAGAATGTTTATTTTATTTGCTGCTCCGCCTGCAAAAGAACTTGAGTGGAATGATAGCGCTGTTGAGGGAGCTTATAAGTTTTTAAATAGACTTTATGATAGAAGCATAAATGTTCATAAAACCAATGATATTCCAAAAATCAATCACGCTTCTTTAAATAAAGAGGAAAAATATGCAAGATTGAAAGTTTATGAAGCATTAAGTAGGGCAAATGAAGTTTATACAAAAAGTTTTGCTTTTAATACTCTAATAGCAGCCTCAATGGAAGCACTAAATGCTTTAAATTTGCAAAACAATCAAGATGTTTTAACTGAAGGGTTTTGGATAATTTTAAATTTACTTGAGCCTATTGTACCTCATATTGCAAATGAGTTAAGTGATGAGCTATTTAATAGGAAGAATTTTTTTAAAATAGAAATTTTAGATGAAGTTTTTGTAAAAGATACATTAAATTTGGCAGTTACAATAAATGGAAAAAGAAGAGCTGAAATAGAGGTCGATAAAAATTTAAATCAAGATGAAATTTTAAATTTAGCTAAAGAAAAAGTTGAAAAATGGCTTCTTGATAAGACTATAATAAAAGAAATTTATGTAAAAGAAAAGTTAGTAAATTTGGTGATAAAATGA
- a CDS encoding apolipoprotein N-acyltransferase yields MSLKRFLVPCKSFIKNLIKRYFTTNEIIKGFVISVFISNFIFLGFLSENFGGIFNNLFLEFISPFIAIYGFYKLFNCNKTAFFFTGFFIGILWFYWVSFSLKFYGLRFLIPLEILFIAFVYGILFLICGWLNNKFYKMVMLLLISYFYPFNFNWLNLELILMPGIFEPNIRGLAFIFLGIIALYEIKNKFKKAFIFIVCLCLSLQIFENYSYDFGFKTKLVNTTISQDIKWLNEYKNPQINAVLKEIDEAIDNNFEFIIFPENAIAAYLNLEKNLEKELKEKSFQISILTGALAFENNQIYNSAFLFQNGKISRFDKYILVPFGEEIPLPNFLKNIFNKVFFNGAEDFTKAKNVSFYKVNGAKITNAICYEATRPEIYKNSPNFVVAISNNGWFVPSTEPFLQKTLIKYFATKYNTTVYHSVNGSKSEIIKPKTMWIKRVLKSFNL; encoded by the coding sequence ATGTCCCTAAAACGCTTCCTTGTTCCATGTAAATCCTTTATAAAAAATTTAATAAAGCGTTATTTTACCACAAATGAAATTATAAAAGGCTTTGTTATATCTGTTTTTATCTCAAATTTTATATTTTTAGGCTTTTTATCTGAAAATTTTGGTGGAATTTTTAATAATTTGTTTTTAGAATTCATCTCGCCATTTATCGCAATATATGGCTTTTATAAGCTATTTAATTGTAATAAAACTGCATTTTTTTTTACAGGATTTTTTATAGGAATTTTATGGTTTTATTGGGTTAGTTTTTCTTTAAAATTTTATGGACTCAGATTTTTAATACCTTTGGAAATTTTGTTTATAGCTTTTGTATATGGGATTTTGTTTTTAATATGTGGCTGGCTTAATAATAAATTTTATAAAATGGTAATGCTACTTTTAATAAGTTATTTTTATCCATTTAACTTTAACTGGCTAAATTTGGAATTAATTTTAATGCCTGGTATTTTTGAGCCAAATATCCGCGGTTTAGCTTTTATATTTTTAGGAATTATCGCTCTTTATGAGATAAAAAATAAATTTAAAAAAGCTTTTATTTTTATAGTTTGTCTTTGCCTTTCTCTTCAAATTTTTGAGAATTACAGCTATGATTTTGGCTTTAAAACCAAGCTTGTAAATACAACTATCTCACAAGATATAAAATGGCTAAATGAGTATAAAAATCCACAAATTAATGCAGTTTTAAAAGAAATTGATGAAGCAATTGATAATAATTTTGAGTTTATTATCTTTCCTGAAAATGCTATTGCGGCTTATTTAAATTTAGAGAAAAATTTAGAAAAAGAGCTAAAAGAAAAATCTTTTCAAATTTCTATTTTAACCGGAGCTTTAGCTTTTGAAAATAATCAAATTTACAACTCAGCTTTTTTATTTCAAAATGGAAAAATATCACGTTTTGATAAGTATATTTTAGTTCCTTTTGGAGAAGAAATTCCTTTACCAAATTTTTTAAAAAATATTTTTAATAAAGTTTTTTTTAACGGTGCAGAGGATTTTACAAAGGCAAAAAATGTAAGCTTTTATAAAGTTAATGGTGCGAAAATAACAAATGCGATTTGCTATGAGGCTACGCGACCTGAGATTTATAAAAACTCACCAAATTTTGTAGTTGCCATATCAAACAATGGCTGGTTTGTGCCATCAACTGAGCCTTTTTTACAAAAAACATTAATAAAATATTTTGCCACAAAGTATAATACAACAGTTTATCACAGTGTAAATGGTAGTAAAAGTGAGATTATAAAACCAAAAACTATGTGGATAAAAAGAGTTTTAAAAAGTTTTAATCTTTAA
- a CDS encoding DUF6394 family protein, whose product MNWGRVVHVFFTLMSFTTIAGYLYMHSGVALFVAASINLISTLLKIGVRNLLSTELFAASVVADLHLIPAFIIYIVNPNMNLIYSLVIGAGLANLFSIVLTIIEAAKYKDEF is encoded by the coding sequence ATGAATTGGGGACGAGTTGTTCATGTATTTTTTACTTTGATGAGTTTTACCACAATTGCAGGGTATTTATACATGCATAGCGGAGTTGCTTTATTTGTTGCTGCAAGTATAAATTTAATTTCAACTCTTTTAAAAATAGGCGTTAGAAATCTACTTTCCACAGAGCTTTTTGCAGCCTCTGTGGTTGCAGATTTGCATTTAATTCCAGCTTTTATAATTTATATTGTAAATCCAAATATGAATCTTATCTATTCACTAGTTATAGGTGCAGGTCTTGCAAATCTTTTTTCAATAGTTTTAACTATTATAGAAGCAGCAAAATACAAAGATGAATTTTAG
- a CDS encoding DMT family transporter, with product MKISNKGLNLAPFFVTIGAISYGIPATIYNTAFKHGVTSGVLLCGMFLLGFIMFFVLVKILANNHKILKITKLKVIISGSSIALTNTFYMISLIHTSVAVSAVLLMQSVWISILIACFVNKTMPSLYQICVVVCIIFGTILATDLLNQNIKFSYLGAFLALLSAITYAFTIQFTKNLALSLDPIIKAKFMCFGAFLTIFIIFIILNIFGFNLDLKNLDLKMLEKSFIFSLLAAFFSLIVPLVTFSYYMKKLRPGIGEIITSVELPSAIFFAYVFLNQNVNLTQIIGVLIILISVVFANYEKKIKD from the coding sequence ATGAAAATAAGTAATAAAGGTTTAAATTTAGCTCCATTTTTTGTAACAATTGGTGCCATAAGTTATGGCATTCCTGCAACCATATATAATACTGCTTTTAAACATGGTGTAACAAGTGGAGTTTTGCTTTGCGGTATGTTTCTTTTAGGATTTATTATGTTTTTTGTGCTTGTAAAAATTCTAGCCAATAATCATAAAATTTTAAAAATTACGAAATTAAAAGTAATTATAAGTGGAAGTAGTATTGCCTTAACAAATACATTTTATATGATTTCTCTCATTCATACAAGTGTTGCTGTGAGTGCTGTTTTGCTTATGCAATCAGTTTGGATTTCTATTTTAATAGCTTGTTTTGTAAATAAAACAATGCCATCACTTTATCAAATTTGTGTTGTGGTTTGCATAATTTTTGGCACCATTTTAGCAACTGATTTACTAAATCAAAATATTAAATTTTCATATCTTGGAGCTTTTTTGGCTTTGCTTTCAGCCATAACTTATGCTTTTACTATTCAATTTACTAAAAATTTAGCCTTAAGCTTAGATCCTATTATAAAGGCAAAATTTATGTGTTTTGGGGCATTTTTAACTATTTTTATTATATTTATTATTTTAAATATTTTTGGTTTTAACTTAGATTTAAAAAATTTAGATTTAAAAATGCTTGAAAAAAGTTTTATATTTAGTCTTTTGGCTGCATTTTTTTCTCTGATTGTCCCACTTGTTACATTTTCATATTATATGAAAAAATTGCGCCCAGGAATTGGAGAGATAATAACCTCAGTTGAGCTTCCATCAGCTATATTTTTTGCCTATGTTTTTTTAAATCAAAATGTAAATTTAACTCAAATTATAGGAGTTTTAATTATTTTAATAAGTGTTGTTTTTGCAAATTATGAGAAAAAAATTAAAGATTAA
- a CDS encoding ArsR/SmtB family transcription factor — translation MDKKEKILEDSQEICESVVIHKEVVENIKTKMPDDTSLNELADFFKIFGDSTRVRILWALSLNQMCVCDIAALLNMSQSSISHQLRVLKQNKFVKNRRDGKVVYYSLLDEHISYILKQGLTHISE, via the coding sequence ATGGATAAAAAAGAAAAAATTTTAGAAGATAGCCAAGAAATTTGCGAAAGTGTAGTTATACACAAAGAAGTGGTTGAAAATATAAAAACAAAAATGCCAGATGATACTTCGCTTAATGAATTGGCTGATTTTTTTAAAATTTTTGGAGATAGCACAAGAGTTAGAATTTTATGGGCTTTAAGCCTAAATCAAATGTGTGTTTGCGATATAGCTGCACTTTTAAATATGAGTCAATCAAGCATTTCTCATCAGCTTCGAGTATTGAAGCAAAACAAATTTGTAAAAAACAGACGCGATGGAAAAGTTGTTTATTACTCACTTTTAGATGAGCATATTAGCTATATTTTAAAACAAGGTTTAACTCATATAAGTGAGTAA
- a CDS encoding heavy metal translocating P-type ATPase: MNKELIKDIKQILISISFVVLSIIVSNAELKTAFLLFAYMIVSIQIFIKAYKSLKNGGFLDENFLMAIASIGAFLIGEQIEAVAIILFYKIGVAFEDYSINRSRKSIKEAMSIAPDYANLKTENGVKKINPEDVKIDDIIVVKPGEKVPLDGIITTGNSTLDTSALTGESLPLEVEKGTKILSGSVNINGLLEVKVTSEFQTSTVSKILELVEDATAKKSSHEKFITKFAKVYTPIVVGLAFFIAFIVPIFAGDFKEWVYKALIFLVVSCPCALVVSVPLSFFGGIGGASKKGILVKGSNYLQILAKVKRFVFDKTGTLTKGEFALKNIVNESFISKDEILKLAAYAQAYSTHPIGISIVKAYNKKIDENSITKLEEVPGNGINATIFGKNIKIGSKKFLSEFKLPNLKETASFIAVDGKFAGYLTFEDELRNDSFELIKWLKDSNIKTAMLTGDRLEVALNINEKLKIDEVYAELLPADKLTNLEKIINENSKNGTVAYIGDGINDAPVLARADVGISMLGTDAAMEASDIVLMDNNISKIKTAIKISKKTINIAYQNIVFAIGIKVLVMVLAIFGFANIWMAIFADVGVTILAILNSFRTFYYAKKL, translated from the coding sequence ATGAATAAAGAATTAATAAAAGATATCAAACAAATTTTAATCTCTATTAGCTTTGTAGTATTATCTATTATCGTTTCTAATGCTGAGCTTAAAACGGCTTTTTTATTGTTTGCTTACATGATAGTAAGTATTCAAATTTTTATAAAAGCTTATAAAAGTTTAAAAAATGGTGGATTTTTAGACGAGAATTTTTTAATGGCAATAGCCTCAATAGGAGCGTTTTTAATAGGCGAACAAATAGAAGCGGTTGCTATTATTTTATTTTATAAGATCGGTGTTGCGTTTGAAGATTACTCAATAAATAGATCAAGAAAATCAATAAAAGAAGCTATGAGTATTGCTCCGGATTACGCAAATTTAAAAACAGAAAATGGCGTAAAAAAAATAAATCCAGAAGATGTTAAAATAGATGATATCATCGTAGTAAAACCTGGAGAAAAAGTTCCACTTGATGGTATCATAACAACTGGAAACTCAACTCTTGATACATCAGCACTAACTGGTGAATCACTTCCTCTTGAGGTTGAAAAAGGAACTAAGATATTAAGTGGAAGTGTAAATATAAATGGACTTTTAGAAGTTAAAGTAACAAGCGAATTTCAAACCTCAACAGTCAGTAAAATTCTAGAACTCGTTGAAGATGCGACCGCTAAAAAATCAAGTCATGAAAAATTTATCACAAAATTTGCAAAAGTTTATACGCCTATTGTCGTAGGTTTAGCTTTTTTTATAGCTTTTATAGTTCCTATATTTGCAGGAGATTTTAAAGAGTGGGTTTATAAGGCTTTAATATTTTTAGTTGTATCTTGCCCGTGCGCACTGGTAGTTTCTGTGCCACTTAGCTTTTTTGGAGGAATTGGCGGAGCTAGTAAAAAGGGAATTTTAGTTAAAGGAAGTAACTATTTACAAATCCTAGCAAAGGTTAAAAGATTTGTTTTTGATAAAACTGGAACTTTAACTAAGGGAGAATTTGCTTTAAAAAACATTGTAAATGAAAGCTTTATATCAAAAGATGAAATTTTAAAACTTGCAGCTTATGCACAAGCATATAGCACGCATCCAATAGGCATTTCAATAGTAAAAGCTTATAATAAAAAAATAGATGAAAACTCTATAACAAAACTTGAAGAAGTTCCAGGAAATGGAATAAATGCTACAATTTTTGGTAAAAATATAAAAATAGGAAGTAAAAAATTTTTAAGCGAATTTAAACTTCCAAATTTAAAAGAAACTGCTTCATTTATCGCAGTTGATGGAAAATTTGCAGGATATTTAACCTTTGAAGATGAATTAAGAAATGACTCGTTTGAACTTATAAAATGGCTTAAAGACAGTAATATAAAAACTGCTATGCTAACCGGTGATAGGCTTGAAGTAGCACTTAATATAAATGAAAAACTTAAAATTGATGAAGTTTATGCAGAGCTTCTTCCAGCCGATAAACTTACAAATTTAGAAAAAATTATAAATGAAAATTCAAAAAACGGCACAGTTGCATATATAGGCGATGGGATAAATGATGCTCCGGTTTTAGCAAGAGCGGATGTTGGAATTTCTATGCTTGGAACAGATGCGGCTATGGAGGCAAGCGATATAGTCTTAATGGATAATAACATTTCAAAAATAAAAACTGCAATTAAAATTTCTAAAAAAACGATAAATATCGCTTATCAAAATATAGTCTTTGCAATTGGCATTAAAGTTTTAGTTATGGTGCTTGCCATATTTGGATTTGCAAATATTTGGATGGCGATATTTGCTGATGTTGGAGTTACAATTTTGGCAATACTTAACTCATTTAGAACTTTTTATTACGCTAAAAAACTTTAA